The genomic segment GCCAAAATTAATATCAGCAGCTTTGAGGATTTTAACCATTGCCAGTGCAGTTTCCTTGTTTCTGGGATGAAAAGCACCTGAACAGCCGACCCAGAACAATACCTCAGCATCTTTTACGTTTCCGACAGCCGGTACATCCCGGTTCATTGCCCAGTCTGCTCGATGGGCTGAGCCTTTACCCTGAACATCTCCGTAAAGTTCAAGATCACGAATCATGGGGCGTGCCTCATAAGGCAGATTTCCCCTGCCCATTACCTGGTAGCGCCTCATATCCACAATCTTGTCCATTGCTTCTACAAATACAGGACAGTGTTCAACACAGGCCATACATGTGGTACATGCCCAGATTTCGTCTTGGCTTATGGTTTCTTCAAGAAGAGATTTGGGCGAAATACTGATAAAGCATTCCTGGCAGGCAGCAGCTTCCGCCTGTTCAAGTATCTTTCTGATTATCTTTCTTGGAGAAAGAGATTTGCCTGATATTGCTGCCGGGCAGTTTTCTTCACATCTTCCGCATGACACGCAGGCTTCAGTTTCCAATAGCTGTTTCCAGGAAAAATCCCCTGCTGTTTTTGCGCCGATCTCACCGATTTCCGGTTGAATCTCCCTGAGTGCTGCCTTTGGCCCCTGTTTTTTATAGAAGATATTCAAAGGTGAGGCTGCCAGGTGGCGCATAAAGGTAAAAGGAATAGATGCAATAAAAAGCAGCACTGCAAAAAAATGAACCCGGATCATGAGCTGCATGAATAAAGGAGAAGAAGGTGTTCCAAAAGAAAGCATCCATCCCAGGGGAGAAGCCCATGCAGAACCGGTTCCTGTTATGCGGAGACGGGATGCCTCGGCCAGAAAACCTGAAACCAGGATAATAAGCATGATAAACATGGGAATAACAGTTCTTTTGGGTCCCTCGCTTTCCTGTGATTGAATACGGCGGATAAACAGGTAAACAGTACCTGCCAGCATGGCAATTCCTGCTGCTTCCTGCAAAAATGAGAGCATAAGAGCTGGAACACCAGGCATGGAAAAACTAAATTGTGCCAGGATAATTACAGTTACAGGCAGAACAAAGCCCCAGAATACTGCCATATGAGCAGCTCCAACATTGGGACGTTTAAGGATTTCACTGTGTTTTACAAGATAGTTTTTTACTCTGCCCCAGTCACCGGAAATGTTTTTATCCTTTTTTTCCCGCCATAAAGACCAGCGCCCGAAAAGGCCCATTATCATGATGATGAAGGCAGCAGCAATGAGTAATGTATCAAATGATGTTATTAATGATTTCAAGGCTTATCTCCTTCAGCTTTTATTAAATTTACCTGGAAAATTGTCAAAAACAAGATCCATGAACCT from the Desulfonema limicola genome contains:
- a CDS encoding heterodisulfide reductase-related iron-sulfur binding cluster, with protein sequence MKSLITSFDTLLIAAAFIIMIMGLFGRWSLWREKKDKNISGDWGRVKNYLVKHSEILKRPNVGAAHMAVFWGFVLPVTVIILAQFSFSMPGVPALMLSFLQEAAGIAMLAGTVYLFIRRIQSQESEGPKRTVIPMFIMLIILVSGFLAEASRLRITGTGSAWASPLGWMLSFGTPSSPLFMQLMIRVHFFAVLLFIASIPFTFMRHLAASPLNIFYKKQGPKAALREIQPEIGEIGAKTAGDFSWKQLLETEACVSCGRCEENCPAAISGKSLSPRKIIRKILEQAEAAACQECFISISPKSLLEETISQDEIWACTTCMACVEHCPVFVEAMDKIVDMRRYQVMGRGNLPYEARPMIRDLELYGDVQGKGSAHRADWAMNRDVPAVGNVKDAEVLFWVGCSGAFHPRNKETALAMVKILKAADINFGILAQEELCCGDPARRLGEETLYQKLAKQNIDKFKKYNIKKILTLCPHCLNTLKNEYPELGCSIPVVHATEFVMDLITRNKIKLKYPVADKIAVHDACYLGRYNEVYQPPRDICRAVPGVQLKELKRNRENAFCCGGGGGRMWLHENTGTNINLIRAREIAESDLDMIGTSCPYCLVMLDDGVKSLEKEKIPVVADIIDIVADAIK